caatatgtgTCCACTCTTTCTTCTTCCAAACGATTTAATCACAATATACGaaatatacttgtatattaaactatttgaaaatatatcagaaTCAGACTGACTGATCCGCGTATCCATAAAGCGATTACAAGACACGATGTAATATCGTTATAACAAGTTAGATTAAATGAAATTCggaagaaataatattctaaagtCACGTGAATAGTTCGCTAGAATCTACCGTGGTGGTAATTAGGAAGGCGGAATGCATTTATCTCCGGCAGAAGACAAAGTCGTGACGCCATTACATCGACATGTCTGCCACGAAGGAGCATTTACGCTCGGAGCattcatctttttttcacTCACGTCTCATCCCTTCCTTCTTATCTTCATGTTCGAACGAGCGAACGCAACGAGACGTAAATCGTAATCGTTATTTCGCCGATTTCGAATCGCGGGGAAGACAAGTGAAGCTAATTCATCGCGATCGATTTTTAGCATCGCgctccaacattttttctcgccgttaaaatttattcacaccTACCTATCTCATCCGTTCGAACCAGGCAGAGGTCTTTTTATCGCAGAAATATTCGCTCGGCATCAGAAAAGAGGCAAAATGCGTAACATCGTGTCCACGTACAAGACTCTCGTACATTCGTGGAAAAAGCGCCAAACGGATTCTCCGCGTGCGGTGAAGAgaacttttctctctctctctctctctctctctctctctcttcgcgaTCGATCAATCCGAATAGAACCGAACGCACGAGGGGACGTGTGACAACTCGCAGCCGAGGTACGCTAGCCaaagtattttgacatatgaCACCATACGGCGAGGAAATCAAACGCGGAAACTCGCGAAAAACACGCGATACACTTAAGAATGCTGCGATTAATCATGAATGACAGTCACATCGCGGTCCCCGAAAAGAGCAAACGGACGCGTGCCAGCGCATGCTCCAATCATGATCGACCTATATCTATAACCCTATATACCACCGGGTTAGTAGCAGTGTTGCCAACACAGTTCACGTTTTTTCTGCTCAGACTAGGAATTTCTAGAAGAGAGAAGCGACAACTGATCATGCGATCACCTTTTCTGTGATTGGCTGATGGAAAGGTGGTCACATGATCAATTGTCACTTCTCTCTCCTAGAGGTTTTCTAAACACGATCACATATCACATCCgggcatttttttttcgtaacaCGCTTATCTATtgaaatgttttctttatctatGGTTAACTATTGTGGTTGATTCAGCGTGGTTTTGCGTGATACTAAATCTAAGACAAAAGTTTAAAGTAgtctacaaaaaaaagaaaataagaaaaagaagaactCTCGAATGAAGATTTCTCAATGTaacttgattttataattgtgtGTACCGGTATATTTATGAGAATTTAAGACTAATTCTAATACAAAAAATCACACACTATCAAGAAAGGttgcttaataataatactgaaAGCACATTTACCATGATTATAACGAGCTGGAGGTTATTATTTCCTATTAATGGCGTTAATTTGTGTACAAggtaaaatcaattattttattgattttctatcATGATTGGTGATttagagatttttaaataattatattatcaaaagcTCTTTTAACTTACCAATGAGAAataacgaaatttttttatggtatacataaattattcattattgaaatttataattaaagattaacattattaacgttattttatttctttagtcGTTACAAATATTGTTTCAGAATGTTTTAATCaagatatataagaaataatagatattattaaagtgacttgagaaagagaaaaaaatgtttataacattttatttttaaaatctttgtcTTTTGTgtcagatatttataaataagaaactaaaaaataatttaagatttcataaattattttgtatatataataaattttttaagtttttattatagaagatTGGCTACCACGCAAGAATCCATATCCAAACTTAAGcgcaatatagaaaaaaatattttaccacCAAAACCCAAGAAAccattaaatgtatttatgcaatattttctcTCAATGAAAGATAAGTTGCACAAAGAATATCCCAATTGTACGCAGCAAGATCTTGTGAAAAAAGTAGCAAAACAATGGGCACATGTAGAGCCAACAGTAAAACAGAATTTGCAAAAGCAGTATATGGAACAACACTCTgtgtataaacaaaaattaatggaTTATAAGAATTCAATAACTGATGATCAGcagatgttaataaaaaaagaattagtaAAAAAGGAGCATGCTTTAGAAAAAAGTCAAGTTaaacaagtatttatattaagatatatactaaaacttgaaaatttgattatgtaatatgtttatgtaacatatatgtttttatttctatgaCAGAAACTTGCAGAACTAGGAAAACCAAAGCGGCCATTAACTGCCTTTATCTTATTCGTGCAGGATAATAAGATGAGCAAAGATTCACATGTATCACAGCAAGTAAGTTTATTAAGCATGACTTAgatgcttttttattaattgttaacatTCTGATGCACTAGCAGCTAGtaaagttgaaatattttaatttgattattgtgctagttagagagagaaagaagcatGCTAGTTTactagtattttaaaatacatgatgTTTCTTTACTAGTTAGCAAACTGACTAGTAGCTAGTAAAAAAGCATTGCAAACAATGCTTTATTTTCTAAGTGAttagaaaagtatataaagggaaaatatatatattttttaaggtaaataaagaaaagtaggaaagtaatgtataataattttgtcttttttatcatattttatcatatttatcatatttttaggATTGGTTAAGTAACTTGGGTAAAGAATGGAAGAATTTGACAATGGAAgctaaaagtaaatatataacagacGCAGCGCaattatcagaaaaatataaagttgaaataaaaaaatgggaGGAAAATATGATTCGAGAAGGTCatcaagatttattaaaatctactCTTAAATCTAAACATGATGTCGATATTgataaacacaaaaaatagGATTCGGAGTGCCCCAACCAATCTAATACGAAAATCCCTGAATCCATTGTTACAGATTTCTCCAAAGTTAGAACTcgaaacaaagaaaatattaaaacaggTTGGGGCACTGATACACAGTATACACTTGGAAATATTTCTGATACTAACAgaggtaataaaaaaattattattagcttgaagattttacaatcattattaaaataataaaaaataaattatatatgatttgttTAGATGAACAATATAAATCTACAAAAAGCTTAGtactttacaataataaaagcaatttacgagatgtaataaaatattcgagaAGTACAATGACAAATGCATTGATTAGTAATGTTAATGAATCAGTGCAACCTCAAAAATCACGTACACAGATGCATAAGTACTTTGCTTCTATATGGCAAAGATTTTTAACAGTCTTGAAAGAATCCagtaaaaattggaaaatggtaagagaatatgtatttattggTACAGGtggtattttaatatcaatattttgtatttttaaccTTATGTATAAGTAACATTAATATCAAACCAttgttaaatatcaaatttattgaaGTGCAAGTagtattttcgtatttttctatattatatagtttgtatcttgtattatatattttctttatacaataaatttgtgtatataattattatgtaaatattccTTGATTATTATCAATTGAATTATccttaattgataattattctgaaaaaattcacctcgaatattaatattttaactttttttaaatcatacatatacTAACATTTCATTTCTTTGCCTCtgcttttttatagaaatttacacTAACCCAACTGGATTAAATGTTACGATGATGACAGCAGCAGATACATCTGATGGATTAGATCATCAACATTTTATATGACTTAGATACAAATTGTGCGAATTATCTTGAAACAAGTACgaattattttaacagatcaacttatgtatttttatttcgcgcTCATATGTTTGTAttgaatttacaaattatataaatacacagtGTGTATTTGTGTGTATGCAATCCACAGTGATTCAAATCAACCACTTCTCGTTTCTCGTCACTCGTCACTCGTCACGTGATTCATTTTAGTTTGACGCTTCTGGATGGCGCTAAAAGTCAATCTCTAACCTAATCTTTCAAAGAAGCGTGCTTTTTTCCTTCATTTATCTCTGTTCTTATAAATATCCGCAAACGAATGTAAATACGtcttatttaatctttaatgcTTTTCTCGATTAATGCACAATTTACCCGAGTGCATATTACCAAAAAAGCTTGTCATCgcatattgtaattattagaTACAATAATGGCTGAAACTAATGCCAGAAGAGAAGCAAGGAGACGACGAATTTTAGAAAACTCGGAAAATcgtttacgtaaaattatagCGAGGAATAATGCAGATGAAATTGACGGTAAATATaacgaataaattaataaaaagatgtaaCACGTAAAAGagtaactatatttttaaattctgcgAAAATCTAGTAATAATTCccaaacaaataaaagattttaatgagtatagtaaaaaatttccaaaacaCGCGTATACTATATTGGAAGAAGTATTTGATTCGCATGAACACTCGGAAATTTTTAGCTAAATACATGTTTAAATGCATGTTGTTTTGTCTTttcaatatatgttattttgcTAAGAGATGCAAAGAGACAAGCatcattttgaataattatcatcagaaaaattataacattgatgTATGTAGTGCAAGCAGGAATGGAAATCATGCCTCGAGTTTGATTTCATAGATGCTAGtacaataattcattattatatattgaggAATTGAGATAATGTGTTTTTAATacatctttcaaaaaatatatttttgaaatgcatgttatatttatatagatattagatatttatacatgaaatttttttctatttactttTCACATAACACAttgtataaatagatttttggCTTGGAttgacacatttaaaaaatattttgcagatGATAATCCACGAATGGAAAGCAATAGTTTTAAAACAGAAACATATTtggaagaatataatatcagAAATGGTACATGTAATGTCGAAAAAGAGGCAGAATTGCAAGATTCTACAAGATTCAACGATGATAAACatgaaaactttttaaatgacACTAGTGATAAAAGTACATGTTTATCGGAACAAATATCCAAGCCAAAATTTATGTTACACAGATTATTATCCaatcgtatcaattttatCCTGCTAGCTGGGATTGTCAACATTTTACTAATGCtgaaattagataatttatttgggCAGGTAATCtcatctaataatttattgtagtATTCATGTTCATCATTTACATGTGTCGTGTGTTAATATTTGCAGACAATTATTATACCTTACTTGTTACTGATGTTGGGACGTCTATACAATTGTAAGAGTTTACTTGAAACACAAGACAGCAATTTACTATTTGCTGCTTTGATATTATGCAATATCAaaccaaaattaatttatagatttaaaatatcatttgtattatttactataatacTTAATGATTTTggtttatatatgtttagttTTGTATTAATGCGCTATGCTATTAGCTGCTATTACTACCACAATGCTGCAATACCAATAAGTgtgtaatttattgaaatttatttgaatgggAATGAAGATAAAGTGGAATTCCATTACAGAaaactttgtataaaaaagaagtaaatgtttagaagaatataaatttcaatatgtagacactattatttattatacagaattgatttattacatatttttacacctTTAGTGTTGTGTCTTGATTTAGACTAAATGGAtagttttgtaaaaatgtcatatcaaaacatattaattttttaagaatatatgtaatttaaagtaaaatattttcatatatagattcatagaattaattatacattgaacaatttatcttttcatcatttacactttcaatatttttaagaactTTTTTATCTGTCTCTgcctttattaaaaatctgtcCAAGTAAGAATGTAAGaactttgataatattatgtaaaactaaatatgtacatatatacacatgcaaAACTTATCactttattaaagatatgCAATTATCAGTACTCATTgcttgtaaaaaagaaagtatataaatacaaaaaaaaaaaataaaatacatgaaagaAGTTAAGT
Above is a genomic segment from Anoplolepis gracilipes chromosome 3, ASM4749672v1, whole genome shotgun sequence containing:
- the Tfam gene encoding transcription factor A, mitochondrial isoform X2 translates to MIITSWRLLFPINGVNLCTRRLATTQESISKLKRNIEKNILPPKPKKPLNVFMQYFLSMKDKLHKEYPNCTQQDLVKKVAKQWAHVEPTVKQNLQKQYMEQHSVYKQKLMDYKNSITDDQQMLIKKELVKKEHALEKSQVKQKLAELGKPKRPLTAFILFVQDNKMSKDSHVSQQDWLSNLGKEWKNLTMEAKSKYITDAAQLSEKYKVEIKKWEENMIREGHQDLLKSTLKSKHDVDIDKHKK
- the Tfam gene encoding transcription factor A, mitochondrial isoform X1, whose protein sequence is MIITSWRLLFPINGVNLCTSFYYRRLATTQESISKLKRNIEKNILPPKPKKPLNVFMQYFLSMKDKLHKEYPNCTQQDLVKKVAKQWAHVEPTVKQNLQKQYMEQHSVYKQKLMDYKNSITDDQQMLIKKELVKKEHALEKSQVKQKLAELGKPKRPLTAFILFVQDNKMSKDSHVSQQDWLSNLGKEWKNLTMEAKSKYITDAAQLSEKYKVEIKKWEENMIREGHQDLLKSTLKSKHDVDIDKHKK
- the LOC140664325 gene encoding uncharacterized protein, with the protein product MAETNARREARRRRILENSENRLRKIIARNNADEIDDDNPRMESNSFKTETYLEEYNIRNGTCNVEKEAELQDSTRFNDDKHENFLNDTSDKSTCLSEQISKPKFMLHRLLSNRINFILLAGIVNILLMLKLDNLFGQTIIIPYLLLMLGRLYNCKSLLETQDSNLLFAALILCNIKPKLIYRFKISFVLFTIILNDFGLYMFSFVLMRYAISCYYYHNAAIPISV